CCGCTTGATTGTATTTGGATTTGCTCCGATTGCTTTCATAATTCCGATGTCTGGCGCACGTTCTGTAACCGCCATAGTCATCGTATTATAAATTCCGATTGAAGCGATGATAATGGCGATTGTTCCGATGAAGATCAAGCCACTTTTTGCAATCAAGAAAATCAAATTCATTTGTTCCATTTCGCTTACAACTGAGTATGAATAATACCCTTTGTCTTTTATCGAATCTGAAATATGCTTCACTGATTCAGCATGATTGGCATAGATCTTCACTTCATCATACGTTTCTTCAGTTGAAGCTTCTGATTCGGGGTTTTCGCTAGGTGGTGCGTTCGGATCTCCTATTTCACCATTTTTCATTCCCGTAAAAGCTTCAACCTTACTTAATACCGCTTGTGAAATATACACTTCTCGATTATGCATCCATTCACGTGTTGGTTTCTTACCAATTCCGACGATTTTAAGATCGAACTGTTTGGTCGTTTCTTTTTTCTCTTGTACCTTCTTTACATCCATACGAATGGTTTTATTCAGGACTTCCCCATTATAACTAAGCTCTTCCTTAACGACACCATCTTCCCCATAAGGTGGTTCCCCTTCACCGTTCCATGCAGCTAAACCTTTTGCGAAATCATATCCTACGACAACTTCATCCTCCGATTGAGGTAAACGTCCTTCAGATAGTTCAAACCCTGCTTTAACTTCGGAGGGATAGTGTACAACGATTGAACCACCAGTATGG
This Pseudalkalibacillus berkeleyi DNA region includes the following protein-coding sequences:
- a CDS encoding ABC transporter permease, which codes for MKFRDQFKFVRTNMKKNKSRIFMTVLATAMGCAFLIVLASVAFGIQESFVEEMTSGQLMTEIQVHGKEEKNQLTIEDIEYFESLENVDAVTRRNYLRQDAVFLLDQYRHTGGSIVVHYPSEVKAGFELSEGRLPQSEDEVVVGYDFAKGLAAWNGEGEPPYGEDGVVKEELSYNGEVLNKTIRMDVKKVQEKKETTKQFDLKIVGIGKKPTREWMHNREVYISQAVLSKVEAFTGMKNGEIGDPNAPPSENPESEASTEETYDEVKIYANHAESVKHISDSIKDKGYYSYSVVSEMEQMNLIFLIAKSGLIFIGTIAIIIASIGIYNTMTMAVTERAPDIGIMKAIGANPNTIKRIFLIESSYIGLLGALFGTLVAYGISYLVNLFLPMILGGAFGEQPPEDFMFSSIPLSLTLISISICLIVTIISGLRPASRATKVDVLKAMRREV